The following coding sequences are from one Mesorhizobium onobrychidis window:
- the wecC gene encoding UDP-N-acetyl-D-mannosamine dehydrogenase, translating into MAEIKTVSVIGMGYIGLPTCAIFASRGLDVIGVDVNEAVVEKVNRGEIHIVEPDLDGLIQKVVANGKLRAFSTPQPADAFIIAVPTPMTEDHKPDVSYVLAAARSIASVLKRGDLVVLESTSPVGTTRIMTGLLAELRPDLKFPVAHGEEADVLVAYSPERVLPGKVLTELINNDRSIGGLSRKSSERTAALYSTFVAGDLFTTQAESAELVKLTENAFRDVNIAFANELAAVCQDLSLNVWEVIDLANRHPRVNILQPSPGVGGHCIAVDPYFIIDAAPNSTRLMASARRINSERPLSVVRDIQALLDPSRKQTIACLGLSFKANIDDMRESPAVEVVKLLSDIPNLKIIAAEPNTHRLPHELEGKGIVFTDALSAIDQCDIVVLLVDHRQFNLVDPEALKDKKLIDTRGLWTWRKARKPDARIEGKKSTIEHLALPANAEEAA; encoded by the coding sequence ATGGCTGAGATCAAAACCGTTTCCGTTATCGGCATGGGCTATATCGGCCTGCCGACCTGTGCCATCTTCGCCAGTCGTGGGCTCGACGTCATAGGTGTCGACGTCAACGAAGCGGTGGTCGAGAAGGTCAATCGCGGCGAAATCCACATCGTCGAGCCGGATCTCGATGGTTTGATCCAGAAGGTTGTAGCCAACGGCAAGCTTAGGGCCTTCAGTACGCCGCAGCCGGCGGACGCCTTTATCATCGCAGTGCCGACCCCGATGACCGAGGACCACAAGCCTGACGTGAGCTATGTGCTCGCGGCGGCACGAAGCATCGCCTCGGTGCTGAAGCGGGGAGACCTTGTGGTGCTGGAATCGACATCGCCGGTCGGCACGACGCGCATCATGACGGGATTGCTTGCCGAGTTGCGGCCCGACCTCAAATTTCCTGTCGCGCATGGCGAAGAGGCCGATGTCCTGGTCGCCTATTCGCCCGAGCGCGTGTTGCCGGGAAAGGTCCTTACAGAGCTGATCAATAACGATCGCTCGATCGGTGGACTGTCGCGCAAGTCGTCGGAACGCACCGCCGCACTCTATTCAACCTTTGTTGCCGGCGACCTGTTCACGACCCAGGCCGAAAGCGCGGAACTGGTGAAGCTGACCGAGAACGCGTTCCGCGACGTCAATATCGCCTTTGCCAACGAGCTTGCGGCAGTGTGCCAGGATCTCTCGCTCAACGTCTGGGAGGTCATCGATCTGGCTAACCGGCATCCCCGCGTGAACATCCTCCAGCCAAGCCCGGGCGTCGGCGGCCACTGCATTGCGGTCGATCCGTATTTTATCATCGACGCCGCGCCTAACAGCACGCGGCTGATGGCTTCGGCACGCCGGATCAATTCCGAGCGTCCCTTGTCGGTGGTCAGGGATATACAAGCCTTGCTCGACCCGTCCCGCAAGCAGACGATCGCTTGTCTTGGCCTCAGCTTCAAAGCCAATATCGACGATATGCGCGAGAGCCCAGCTGTCGAGGTGGTGAAGCTTTTGTCAGATATTCCCAACCTGAAGATCATCGCGGCTGAACCCAACACACATAGGCTGCCGCATGAACTCGAAGGTAAAGGCATCGTCTTCACCGATGCGCTTTCCGCCATCGACCAGTGCGATATCGTCGTCCTGCTGGTCGACCATCGGCAGTTTAATCTGGTTGATCCCGAAGCGCTCAAGGACAAGAAGCTCATCGACACAAGGGGTTTGTGGACCTGGCGCAAGGCACGTAAGCCCGACGCCCGCATCGAAGGCAAGAAATCGACGATCGAACACCTGGCGCTTCCTGCAAATGCAGAGGAGGCCGCATGA
- a CDS encoding sterol desaturase family protein, whose product MFSEFARLIVEKLANVNLLTLGLLFFTALGSAVIAYWRTVEHKSLRDFFDFAFPAEVILHPSARADVLFWVTKRAIMPFLLIPAGVTFVAAVGYGTHQAIGWLFDIQAPLIDGPAGPVTIVIFTATMLIAYDISYYLYHVAQHHFPFLWELHKVHHSAEVMVGITKDRVHPLDDLMNRIWDGVIPGICFGIWSLIALDPVEIAIFGINVYVIRNILMMDFVRHTHFKISFGPLNNIILCPHWHQVHHSIDPRHYDKNFGLLFSFWDRLFGTQFVPDPDEDLKFGLIDRDVRDYQSLFGLYILPLKKMGGHVVRLFQKRPDVIAQPQDRSPS is encoded by the coding sequence ATGTTTTCTGAATTCGCCAGATTGATTGTGGAAAAGCTTGCGAACGTCAATCTACTGACGCTCGGCCTGCTTTTTTTCACAGCACTGGGCAGCGCGGTGATCGCTTACTGGCGAACCGTCGAGCATAAATCCCTCAGGGACTTTTTCGATTTCGCTTTCCCGGCGGAAGTCATCCTGCACCCGTCGGCGCGAGCGGATGTTCTATTTTGGGTCACCAAACGGGCGATAATGCCTTTCCTGCTCATCCCTGCCGGCGTCACTTTCGTTGCCGCCGTGGGCTATGGGACTCACCAGGCAATCGGCTGGCTCTTTGATATCCAGGCGCCGCTCATCGACGGCCCGGCCGGACCGGTGACGATCGTCATCTTCACCGCAACCATGCTGATCGCCTACGATATTTCGTACTATCTCTACCATGTCGCCCAGCACCACTTCCCGTTCCTGTGGGAATTGCACAAAGTGCATCATTCGGCAGAGGTGATGGTGGGAATCACCAAGGATCGGGTTCATCCGCTGGACGACCTGATGAACCGTATCTGGGATGGCGTCATCCCGGGGATCTGCTTCGGCATCTGGAGCCTGATCGCGCTCGATCCAGTAGAGATCGCTATCTTCGGCATCAACGTCTATGTCATCCGCAACATCCTGATGATGGACTTTGTTCGCCATACCCATTTCAAGATTTCCTTCGGCCCGCTGAACAACATCATCTTGTGTCCGCACTGGCACCAGGTGCACCACAGCATCGACCCTCGCCACTACGACAAGAATTTTGGCCTGCTGTTTTCGTTCTGGGATCGCCTCTTCGGGACGCAGTTTGTCCCGGATCCGGATGAAGACCTCAAATTTGGCCTGATAGATCGCGATGTGCGCGACTATCAGTCGCTCTTTGGGCTTTACATCCTGCCGCTCAAGAAGATGGGAGGGCATGTCGTCCGACTGTTCCAGAAGCGTCCCGATGTCATCGCTCAGCCACAGGATCGTTCCCCTTCATGA
- the asnB gene encoding asparagine synthase (glutamine-hydrolyzing): protein MSSTLRHRGPDAEGIEFLDLNTGENQLALVHRRLAIIDLNAESNQPMHIDDGRLRIIFNGEIYNYIELRQELIDLGHHFRTRSDTEVLLRAYAQWHLSMFDRLSGMFAFALWDAQRHELILGRDPFGKKPLYLMQSEKLLSFASEINALLSSQPNAQQPDLDAVHEYLRWRYVPGPRTLFKQIRKLNPGSYAVWSQGTVTETRYYTPSDQTDLTEDIDDETAKRRFLELLDHSVEIRMRSDAPFGAFLSGGLDSSAIVALMTKHSDKPIRTFSVGFSEPAYSELPFARRVADHFKTDHCELVIEADDLIDHLPKLVRHLGAPVSQSSDIPIYLMSERASQDVKMVLTGEGADEILGGYPKHRAESLAGIYRSLVPALLHNNVLAPLIRAMPGASAKFDTFARSAGERDFATRMISWFGAMTARQHGRLTGAPANCGNQRNNVPFSSSAKASHLRRALFFDQTSWLPDNLLERGDRMMMAGSIEGRMPFLDRDLVAFVSKLPDRYKVGWRNGKLILRNSMANMLPEEILNRRKIGFKVPVAEWFRGSMRNYVHDHLCSSQSVIRSYLSAKYLDQIVSEHAKGAADHEKLIWALLNLEIFHREFELGAPQ from the coding sequence ATGTCCAGCACACTGCGGCATCGTGGTCCCGATGCCGAAGGCATCGAGTTCTTGGACTTGAACACCGGCGAGAACCAGTTGGCATTGGTGCACCGCCGGCTGGCGATTATTGACCTAAACGCCGAATCAAATCAGCCGATGCATATCGACGACGGCCGTCTCAGAATTATTTTCAACGGCGAAATATACAACTATATCGAGTTGCGCCAGGAACTGATCGACCTCGGTCACCATTTTCGAACGCGCTCCGATACCGAGGTGCTGCTCAGAGCTTATGCTCAGTGGCACTTGTCCATGTTTGACCGATTGAGCGGCATGTTCGCTTTTGCGCTCTGGGATGCTCAGAGGCACGAATTGATCCTCGGCCGGGATCCCTTCGGCAAAAAGCCCCTTTACCTCATGCAAAGCGAAAAATTGCTGTCCTTCGCCTCGGAGATCAACGCTTTGCTGTCATCGCAGCCAAATGCGCAGCAGCCCGATCTGGACGCTGTGCACGAGTATCTGCGTTGGCGTTACGTGCCTGGACCGCGCACGCTTTTTAAACAAATCCGCAAACTCAACCCCGGAAGCTATGCCGTTTGGTCGCAAGGAACAGTGACGGAAACGCGCTATTATACGCCTTCAGATCAAACGGATCTGACCGAGGATATCGACGACGAAACCGCCAAGCGACGATTTCTGGAACTGCTCGACCATTCCGTCGAGATCAGAATGCGCAGCGATGCACCCTTTGGCGCCTTTCTCTCCGGAGGCCTCGACTCGTCAGCAATCGTCGCCCTGATGACCAAGCATAGCGACAAGCCCATTCGTACATTTTCGGTCGGTTTCAGCGAACCGGCTTATAGTGAACTTCCATTCGCCCGACGCGTCGCCGATCATTTCAAGACTGATCATTGCGAACTGGTCATTGAAGCGGACGACCTGATTGACCACTTGCCCAAGTTGGTCCGCCATCTGGGGGCGCCCGTTTCACAAAGTTCGGACATTCCAATTTACCTGATGTCGGAGCGAGCTTCGCAGGACGTCAAGATGGTGCTCACAGGGGAAGGGGCAGACGAGATTCTCGGCGGGTATCCCAAACATCGCGCAGAGTCACTGGCTGGAATCTACCGGTCGCTCGTTCCAGCCTTGCTCCACAACAACGTCCTCGCCCCTCTGATACGCGCCATGCCTGGCGCATCGGCCAAGTTCGATACGTTTGCCCGAAGCGCGGGCGAAAGGGACTTTGCCACCCGGATGATCTCCTGGTTTGGAGCCATGACAGCGCGGCAACACGGTCGCCTCACCGGTGCGCCGGCCAATTGCGGCAATCAGCGTAACAACGTCCCGTTCTCCTCAAGCGCGAAGGCATCCCATCTTCGCCGGGCGCTGTTTTTCGATCAGACATCGTGGTTGCCAGACAATCTCTTGGAACGAGGCGACCGGATGATGATGGCCGGTTCAATCGAAGGAAGAATGCCGTTCCTCGATCGCGATCTGGTTGCGTTCGTCAGCAAATTGCCGGATCGCTACAAGGTGGGTTGGCGGAACGGTAAGCTGATCTTGCGCAACAGCATGGCCAACATGCTTCCTGAGGAAATTCTCAACCGCCGCAAGATCGGGTTCAAGGTGCCCGTCGCCGAATGGTTTCGCGGGTCGATGAGGAACTACGTGCACGACCATCTTTGCTCCTCTCAATCCGTTATTCGCAGCTATTTGAGCGCGAAATACCTTGATCAAATCGTCTCGGAGCACGCCAAGGGCGCCGCAGACCACGAAAAGCTGATATGGGCGCTGTTGAATTTGGAGATATTCCATCGCGAATTCGAGCTTGGAGCGCCGCAGTGA
- a CDS encoding glycoside hydrolase family 5 protein has translation MRRMACVAAWVLGMAIAANAAPIPLQRGVGVHEWLNWSSVDDDGSYRWPPYRSEEEWRAGHRPLADWPGGDAFARIRSMGFDFVRLSVDPGPLLASEGAKRQQALDILAAAVERVTSAGLKVVFDLHGVTQVPAYSMETIYDGADSEGVASYREMVVAVATMLVKVGTDKVALEPYNEPAYYPCDSSGSDDWQRIMADTVRDIRAVSSELTIVATGACGGSIAGLVNLTPGFDDPNLYYSFHMYEPHSFTHQRPDGTGAFASGLPWPADSSTPEKVTETLKAQMDAAGLSPVEQVMNMVAAGEAIARYFEHNWGPSQLEASFRQAVDWAEAHGIPSRRLFMGEFGAILMSADGRMGAFDADRLRYLTAVRQQAERFAIPWSVWEFSNPYGMTVIRPEGPAVPDQEMLRALGLP, from the coding sequence ATGAGAAGGATGGCGTGTGTTGCAGCGTGGGTGCTCGGCATGGCGATAGCCGCCAACGCTGCGCCGATCCCGCTCCAGCGCGGCGTTGGCGTGCATGAATGGCTGAACTGGTCGTCGGTAGACGACGATGGATCCTACCGTTGGCCGCCCTATCGCAGCGAGGAGGAATGGCGCGCTGGACATAGGCCGCTCGCCGATTGGCCCGGCGGCGACGCGTTTGCGCGCATTCGATCGATGGGCTTCGACTTCGTCCGGCTGAGCGTCGACCCCGGTCCTCTGCTTGCCAGCGAAGGCGCCAAACGGCAGCAGGCGCTGGACATACTTGCCGCCGCGGTCGAGCGGGTCACGTCGGCCGGACTTAAGGTGGTTTTCGACCTGCACGGCGTCACCCAGGTTCCGGCCTACAGCATGGAGACGATCTATGACGGTGCCGACAGCGAGGGGGTTGCCAGCTATCGCGAAATGGTTGTGGCGGTCGCCACCATGCTGGTCAAGGTTGGCACCGACAAGGTAGCCCTCGAGCCTTACAACGAGCCGGCATACTACCCCTGTGATTCGAGCGGGAGCGATGACTGGCAGCGGATCATGGCAGACACGGTCCGCGATATTCGCGCAGTCAGCAGCGAACTCACCATCGTCGCAACAGGCGCCTGTGGCGGCAGCATTGCCGGACTGGTCAATCTCACCCCGGGGTTTGACGATCCGAACCTCTACTACAGCTTCCACATGTATGAGCCGCACAGTTTCACGCACCAGCGGCCCGACGGGACAGGCGCCTTCGCCTCGGGCCTGCCCTGGCCGGCCGACAGCAGTACGCCCGAAAAGGTGACCGAAACCCTTAAGGCGCAGATGGACGCGGCCGGCTTGAGCCCGGTCGAGCAGGTGATGAACATGGTCGCGGCGGGTGAAGCAATCGCCCGATATTTCGAGCACAATTGGGGCCCAAGCCAACTCGAAGCGAGCTTCCGTCAGGCGGTCGACTGGGCCGAGGCGCATGGCATTCCAAGCCGGCGGCTCTTCATGGGCGAATTCGGCGCCATCCTCATGTCGGCGGACGGCCGAATGGGCGCGTTCGACGCTGACCGTCTGCGCTATCTCACGGCGGTGCGCCAGCAGGCGGAACGCTTCGCGATACCATGGTCTGTCTGGGAATTCTCCAATCCCTATGGAATGACCGTCATCCGGCCCGAAGGGCCTGCGGTCCCGGACCAGGAGATGTTGCGGGCACTGGGCCTGCCATAG
- a CDS encoding heparinase II/III family protein: MRIGWYINRLRGMEPAEVLHRLGEQRRRIASRRRDDGWERFASPQLHPVLHGLRDAALAATPAQRQATAAAAQNTLGGQFSALGRTWPRRDSDRLFPPELWRLDPVTGRLWPGPETHTFDIDFRHGGDRGDVKYVWEINRLQQLPPLAAHLLLAGDDRSRMAIEAAIDSWHSANPPFRGVCWASGIEVALRAISLIVTMDLVGDRLGAATRQQVGEILAASAYWLPRFPSRFSSANNHLVAELAGEYLIGLALGTDSDAARGALLAEARKQILADGAGAEQTPTYAAFTAELILLCAAAARQAGTPFPSPVEARLAAFANFVAWLPPAAGFGDNDEGRVLTLGDDPDYVRSVAAAIHGFLRMPGKAAAPDDFRALFFGTPSEPAPASHGLQTFTQGGLSVWRGEMNGRGIDLTFDHGPLGYLSIAAHGHADALSLTLCVDGEPVLVDPGTWLYGSGGVWRDWFRSTPAHNTLNIEGKSQSIIAGMFNWSHKAAAALVESEPGTHWKLRAQHDGYRSRFGVVHQRTVMHQADGIVVTDQLLGGRRVAEVVFQLAAGLGTNRDRSTIMVRRGDEPLMAIRFPDAAVEIRAGGDAPGQGGWVSPRFGARQPAERIAWHGEVGEDGIKIHLAAIPPS, encoded by the coding sequence ATGAGAATCGGCTGGTACATCAACCGGTTGCGCGGCATGGAGCCGGCTGAGGTGTTGCACCGGCTGGGCGAGCAGCGTCGAAGGATCGCTTCGCGCCGCCGCGACGATGGCTGGGAGCGCTTTGCTTCGCCCCAGTTGCACCCGGTGCTGCATGGATTGCGCGATGCTGCGCTGGCTGCGACACCGGCACAACGGCAAGCCACAGCGGCGGCGGCGCAAAACACGCTTGGGGGCCAGTTTTCCGCACTTGGGCGGACATGGCCACGGCGCGACTCCGATCGGCTGTTTCCTCCCGAGCTTTGGCGCCTTGATCCGGTGACCGGCAGGCTTTGGCCGGGCCCCGAGACCCATACTTTCGATATCGATTTTCGCCATGGCGGCGACCGCGGCGATGTAAAATATGTTTGGGAGATCAACCGGCTGCAGCAGCTGCCGCCACTGGCCGCCCACCTGCTTCTCGCCGGCGACGACCGGTCCCGGATGGCCATAGAGGCGGCGATCGACAGCTGGCATTCAGCCAATCCGCCGTTTCGAGGGGTTTGCTGGGCCTCCGGTATCGAAGTAGCGCTGCGAGCCATCAGCCTGATTGTCACCATGGACCTCGTCGGCGACCGACTGGGCGCGGCGACACGGCAGCAAGTGGGTGAAATACTAGCGGCAAGTGCCTATTGGCTGCCGCGGTTCCCTTCTCGATTTTCCTCCGCCAACAACCATCTCGTCGCAGAACTGGCTGGCGAGTATTTGATCGGCCTGGCGTTGGGGACCGATTCCGACGCTGCACGCGGCGCCCTCCTGGCTGAGGCGCGCAAGCAGATTCTCGCCGATGGCGCCGGTGCCGAGCAGACCCCGACATATGCGGCCTTCACCGCCGAACTCATCTTGCTGTGCGCCGCTGCGGCACGCCAGGCCGGAACGCCGTTTCCCTCGCCCGTCGAAGCGCGTCTGGCCGCATTTGCCAATTTCGTCGCCTGGCTCCCACCAGCCGCCGGTTTTGGCGACAACGATGAAGGTCGCGTGCTGACGCTCGGGGACGACCCGGACTATGTCCGATCCGTCGCCGCCGCCATCCATGGCTTTCTACGGATGCCGGGCAAGGCGGCGGCGCCAGACGATTTTCGTGCGCTTTTCTTTGGCACGCCGTCGGAACCGGCACCGGCGTCGCATGGGCTGCAAACGTTCACGCAAGGCGGGCTCTCCGTCTGGCGCGGTGAGATGAACGGCCGCGGCATCGATCTGACATTCGACCACGGCCCGCTCGGCTATCTCTCGATAGCGGCTCACGGCCATGCCGACGCGCTGTCGCTCACCTTGTGCGTCGATGGCGAGCCGGTGCTGGTCGACCCCGGCACCTGGCTCTACGGTTCGGGGGGCGTCTGGCGCGACTGGTTCCGCTCAACACCGGCGCATAACACGCTGAATATCGAGGGCAAAAGCCAAAGCATCATCGCCGGGATGTTCAACTGGTCGCACAAGGCGGCTGCGGCATTGGTGGAGAGCGAGCCGGGAACGCACTGGAAGCTGCGCGCCCAGCATGACGGGTATAGAAGCCGCTTCGGCGTTGTGCATCAGCGCACCGTGATGCACCAGGCCGACGGGATCGTCGTGACCGACCAACTGCTCGGCGGCAGGCGCGTGGCCGAGGTCGTCTTTCAACTCGCAGCCGGCCTCGGCACCAACCGGGACAGAAGCACGATCATGGTGCGGCGCGGCGATGAGCCGCTGATGGCCATTCGCTTTCCGGACGCTGCGGTCGAGATCCGCGCCGGCGGCGACGCACCGGGGCAAGGCGGCTGGGTTTCACCGCGTTTTGGCGCCAGGCAGCCTGCCGAACGCATCGCCTGGCACGGCGAAGTGGGCGAAGACGGAATTAAGATCCACCTCGCGGCAATCCCCCCGTCGTAA
- a CDS encoding WecB/TagA/CpsF family glycosyltransferase, with product MTAHDPAWAQYRLLASRRREFLGAPIHALTMAETLAIADEAMTLRRPLHHVVVNVAKLVNMRNNTELREDVATADVINVDGIGVLWGARLCGVALPERVAGVDIMINLLSLCANRGFRPFLLGAEQSVLDAVRMRLARDHPGLVIAGMRNGYFKPEDEAGIVEAINASGADCLLVAMPTPRKERFLKCYRDKLTPSFVMGVGGSFDVYGGKVARAPKVVQAAGLEWLFRVAQEPRRLWRRYYDTNTAYAALLCRELWDRRGRRKVDL from the coding sequence ATGACCGCGCACGACCCGGCATGGGCGCAGTATCGCCTGTTGGCGTCGCGGCGTCGGGAGTTCCTTGGCGCGCCGATCCATGCGCTGACCATGGCCGAGACGCTGGCCATCGCCGATGAGGCGATGACCCTGCGGCGGCCGCTGCATCATGTGGTCGTGAATGTCGCCAAGCTTGTGAACATGCGCAACAATACCGAGCTGCGGGAAGATGTTGCGACGGCGGACGTGATTAACGTCGACGGCATCGGCGTGCTTTGGGGCGCACGTCTTTGCGGCGTCGCGCTGCCGGAGCGGGTAGCGGGTGTCGACATCATGATCAATCTGTTGAGCCTCTGCGCGAATCGTGGCTTCAGGCCCTTCCTCCTGGGCGCCGAACAATCCGTTCTCGATGCCGTTAGAATGAGACTTGCCAGGGATCATCCGGGCCTCGTCATCGCCGGCATGCGCAATGGCTATTTCAAGCCGGAAGACGAGGCCGGCATCGTCGAGGCGATCAACGCATCGGGGGCCGACTGCCTGTTGGTGGCGATGCCGACGCCGCGCAAGGAGCGCTTTCTCAAGTGCTATCGTGACAAACTCACCCCGAGTTTCGTCATGGGCGTGGGCGGCAGTTTCGACGTCTATGGCGGCAAGGTTGCCCGGGCGCCAAAAGTGGTTCAGGCGGCCGGTCTGGAGTGGCTGTTTCGCGTGGCACAGGAGCCGCGACGCTTGTGGCGCCGCTACTATGACACCAACACTGCCTACGCAGCGCTGCTGTGCCGGGAGCTCTGGGACCGTCGGGGACGCCGAAAGGTCGATCTTTAA
- a CDS encoding lipopolysaccharide biosynthesis protein, with amino-acid sequence MLLRSTLIYAPAILLTRISALLLLVIVTRLIDQTEYGLLTLVVTVGEMTDIAVTNWLRIALLRLGGKGDISRGSLILAGRVLLASTALALIISVGASAVVVPERWVEFAIAVCSYLIAGSIGRFALTVLQMQQRHSVYSMLEFLRAVLQLALPIGAIVMFQDSFLTVSLGSSLGVLIAGIVAGLLASRRVVAGPTRFTQKEFFVLGVPLVIMALVGFGLHSAERVFLKIYYDAGAVAIFAAAYALARQPIDMVANAINMGAFPEVVSRFDDDGPAASGRLLSQLMALMIRLCLPVAAMLVALSSDITQLLLPSEYHGRFGLLFPIIAFSVLCANLASFVYGTVVHAHKRPWLLIIANSFGSVATIALSVLLIPPMAEVGAALALAGGSLAGLLACIIISERLTPVPVPWRDIGVSVAISLSTGLAASLASALLGDMPAIFSLVAGGTAGAVVFFGLTWLFYPAAAMQFVAKLRARLRLA; translated from the coding sequence TTGCTGCTCCGCTCCACGCTCATCTATGCCCCGGCGATCCTGCTGACGCGGATTTCCGCGCTGCTCCTGCTGGTCATCGTGACGCGGCTGATCGATCAGACCGAGTATGGCCTGCTGACCCTGGTGGTGACCGTCGGCGAAATGACCGACATTGCCGTCACCAACTGGCTGCGCATCGCTTTACTCAGGCTTGGCGGCAAAGGCGACATCAGCCGCGGCAGCCTGATACTAGCCGGGCGGGTGTTGCTTGCCAGCACGGCGCTGGCGCTGATTATATCCGTGGGCGCCTCGGCAGTGGTCGTGCCGGAGCGCTGGGTCGAGTTCGCGATCGCCGTCTGCAGCTACCTGATCGCCGGCTCCATCGGCCGCTTCGCGCTGACGGTGCTGCAGATGCAGCAGCGTCATTCGGTCTATTCGATGCTCGAGTTCCTGCGCGCCGTGCTGCAACTCGCGCTGCCGATCGGCGCCATCGTCATGTTTCAAGACTCCTTTCTGACGGTATCGCTCGGCTCGAGCCTCGGCGTTTTAATCGCCGGTATCGTGGCGGGCCTATTGGCATCCCGACGCGTCGTTGCCGGTCCGACACGCTTCACCCAAAAGGAGTTCTTCGTCCTCGGTGTGCCCCTGGTCATCATGGCGCTGGTAGGCTTTGGCCTGCACAGCGCCGAGCGTGTGTTCCTCAAGATCTATTACGATGCCGGCGCAGTGGCGATCTTCGCCGCAGCCTATGCACTGGCCCGGCAGCCGATCGATATGGTCGCCAACGCCATCAACATGGGCGCCTTTCCCGAGGTGGTCAGCCGATTCGACGACGACGGGCCTGCGGCGTCGGGCCGGCTGCTGTCGCAATTGATGGCCTTGATGATCCGCCTTTGCCTGCCGGTTGCTGCAATGCTGGTCGCACTCAGCAGCGATATCACTCAGCTCCTGCTGCCCTCCGAATATCACGGCCGTTTCGGCCTGCTCTTTCCGATCATCGCCTTCAGCGTGCTGTGTGCCAATCTCGCGAGCTTCGTCTATGGCACCGTGGTGCATGCGCACAAGCGTCCATGGCTGCTGATCATCGCCAATTCCTTCGGCTCGGTGGCGACAATCGCACTGTCCGTGCTGTTGATCCCCCCGATGGCGGAGGTCGGCGCTGCGTTGGCGCTGGCGGGCGGATCGCTGGCAGGCCTTTTAGCCTGCATCATCATCAGCGAGCGGCTCACGCCGGTGCCGGTGCCTTGGCGCGACATCGGCGTTTCGGTCGCCATCTCGCTCAGCACGGGGCTGGCCGCCAGCCTTGCCAGCGCTCTACTCGGTGATATGCCGGCCATCTTCTCGCTCGTCGCCGGCGGCACCGCTGGCGCAGTGGTTTTCTTCGGGCTGACCTGGCTGTTCTACCCTGCCGCCGCGATGCAATTCGTAGCCAAGCTGAGGGCGCGGCTACGGCTCGCATAG
- a CDS encoding glycosyltransferase family 4 protein, with the protein MLQRLVHNRKVHVLVATPSGVSGQGGIDRIMGALKQEFERQEIADIDVRFLASRGLGHVGFSIFYMFDFCLRMLAARLAKRADVVHINISVSGSTYRKMVIAACARLLSIPYVLHLHGAQYETFWKDDRSFMSRRIEALFERAGRVIVLGGLWRDFVASRAPGAAGKIVIVPNATAVPSLAHVGGGDHVHILFLGRIGDRKGVPQLLDALHRMEPIKTWRATIAGDGDVEAARMRTAELGLAERVTLPGWVGPDEVASLIASADILVLPSFAENLPVSVIEGMAAGLAVVTTPVGAVEDIITNEQSGLLVPPGDVAALTEALTRLVENPALRARLGAAAMAVHRERLELAPFVGAICDVWRSVALKAQSVKR; encoded by the coding sequence ATGTTGCAGCGTCTGGTTCACAATCGAAAAGTCCATGTGCTTGTCGCGACGCCTTCGGGCGTTTCGGGGCAGGGAGGCATCGACCGCATCATGGGGGCGCTGAAGCAGGAGTTCGAGCGGCAGGAGATCGCCGACATCGATGTGCGCTTCCTTGCCAGCCGCGGCCTTGGGCATGTCGGGTTTTCGATCTTCTATATGTTTGATTTTTGCTTGCGGATGCTCGCCGCGCGATTGGCGAAGCGCGCCGATGTCGTCCACATCAATATATCGGTCTCCGGCAGCACCTATCGCAAGATGGTGATCGCTGCCTGCGCACGGCTGCTGTCGATACCCTATGTCCTGCATTTGCACGGGGCGCAGTATGAGACATTCTGGAAAGACGATCGCAGTTTCATGAGCCGCCGCATCGAAGCTCTGTTCGAGCGTGCCGGTCGGGTGATCGTCTTGGGCGGGCTTTGGCGCGACTTCGTCGCCAGCCGGGCACCTGGGGCGGCCGGCAAAATTGTCATCGTTCCCAACGCCACGGCGGTTCCCTCCTTGGCCCATGTCGGCGGCGGCGACCATGTCCATATCCTATTCCTTGGCCGCATCGGCGACCGCAAGGGTGTGCCGCAATTGCTGGATGCGCTGCACCGCATGGAGCCGATCAAGACGTGGCGCGCCACGATCGCCGGCGATGGCGACGTCGAGGCGGCACGGATGAGAACGGCCGAACTGGGCCTTGCCGAGCGCGTTACCCTTCCTGGCTGGGTCGGGCCCGACGAGGTCGCATCGCTGATCGCTTCGGCGGACATTCTGGTACTGCCCTCCTTTGCCGAAAACCTGCCCGTCTCGGTCATCGAAGGCATGGCCGCAGGCCTCGCGGTAGTGACGACGCCTGTCGGCGCCGTGGAGGACATCATCACCAACGAGCAATCCGGGTTGCTGGTGCCGCCCGGCGATGTTGCGGCGTTGACCGAGGCGCTGACACGGCTGGTCGAGAATCCGGCATTGAGAGCCAGGCTTGGTGCTGCCGCGATGGCCGTGCATCGGGAACGGCTTGAGCTCGCACCATTTGTCGGCGCGATCTGCGACGTCTGGAGGTCGGTCGCGTTAAAGGCTCAATCGGTCAAGCGCTGA